A single Halarcobacter anaerophilus DNA region contains:
- a CDS encoding DJ-1 family glyoxalase III produces the protein MSKVLVILSTGFEEVEAVSIIDILRRAQVDVTISTINEKTTKGAHNILIEADEKLEDISNLEDFDMVVLPGGAENTFNLAKSELVKKTLQKMKSSNKYVAAICAAPYALHEAKVLNKRYTCYPSFEEKIDPATYISDEKVVTDGKVITSQGPATAMQFALELVKTIKGEEVYKEVKNGLLVSSF, from the coding sequence ATGTCTAAAGTATTAGTTATTCTTTCCACAGGATTTGAAGAAGTTGAAGCAGTCTCAATTATAGATATTTTAAGAAGAGCCCAAGTTGACGTAACAATTTCGACAATAAATGAAAAAACAACAAAAGGAGCTCATAATATATTAATTGAAGCAGATGAAAAATTAGAAGATATTTCAAATCTTGAAGATTTTGATATGGTAGTTTTACCAGGAGGTGCAGAAAACACCTTTAATCTTGCAAAATCGGAATTAGTAAAAAAAACTCTACAAAAAATGAAATCTTCAAATAAATACGTAGCGGCAATATGCGCAGCACCTTATGCTTTACATGAAGCAAAAGTTTTAAATAAAAGATATACTTGTTATCCAAGCTTTGAAGAAAAAATCGATCCAGCAACATATATTTCAGATGAAAAAGTCGTAACAGACGGAAAAGTTATAACTTCTCAAGGACCTGCAACGGCAATGCAGTTCGCTTTGGAACTTGTTAAAACAATAAAAGGTGAAGAAGTTTATAAGGAAGTGAAAAACGGACTTTTAGTATCAAGCTTTTAA
- a CDS encoding FlgO family outer membrane protein, translated as MFKIFTKSCLLVTAVSLFSGCTANSPFVSYKDSSVEKEDKKVQITKQHIQVANDRQKNVTTQYTIEDTINSLATQMMQNQKMSTSKPLLITSFVSLSNFKKTTEFGRIVSESLINEMSNRGFNIIEYRGQMAVSINEKGEYFISRNPHKLKEKIPNTYVVVGTYSRQYGKVMLNARVMDNITGKIISSARATYQHNKRNDCILFKDCKPARTIKIIEEK; from the coding sequence ATGTTTAAAATTTTCACTAAATCTTGCTTGCTTGTAACAGCGGTATCTCTATTTTCGGGATGTACTGCAAATAGTCCTTTTGTAAGTTATAAAGATAGTTCAGTAGAGAAAGAAGACAAAAAAGTTCAGATTACAAAACAGCATATTCAAGTTGCCAATGACAGACAAAAAAACGTAACAACTCAATATACTATAGAAGATACTATAAACTCGCTTGCTACACAAATGATGCAGAATCAAAAAATGAGTACCAGCAAACCGCTTCTTATAACATCTTTTGTTAGTTTAAGCAATTTTAAAAAGACTACGGAATTTGGTAGAATTGTAAGTGAAAGTTTAATAAACGAGATGTCAAACAGAGGTTTTAATATTATAGAATATAGAGGGCAAATGGCTGTTTCTATAAATGAAAAAGGTGAATATTTTATTAGCAGAAATCCTCATAAACTAAAAGAAAAAATACCAAATACCTATGTTGTGGTAGGAACTTACTCTAGACAGTACGGGAAAGTTATGTTAAATGCAAGAGTTATGGATAATATAACAGGTAAAATAATTTCAAGTGCAAGAGCTACTTATCAACATAATAAAAGAAATGACTGTATTTTATTTAAAGATTGTAAACCTGCAAGAACAATAAAAATAATAGAAGAAAAATAG
- a CDS encoding glycosyltransferase, with translation MKNIKICLVSDTVFDINGVSRFIQDFSKQALKFEKDFVVLTSTKKVPEEEFENIININPIFRMKMPFYKSLDLVFPNFFKIKEEIKRLNPDLLHISTPGTVGLSALICAKLLKIPVVGIYHTDFPAYLYKNTKKSFVKKGTIKFLKFFYSPYKALFCRSEEYFKTLKEQLNFEDEELYLLKAGIDIKSFDSSFKDNSIWEKYKVDKSRFKVLYVGRVSLEKNVHKLLAFWQKAELKNSQLILVGDKELKEQISDPTITYLGKRRGEELSKIYASSDCFIFPSTTDTLGQVVMEALSSGLPAIVTNKGGPKTFVTEKFGYILDINSFDEVKKALEELSKKDEKYYQKSKKAYEYMRDKSISHSFLDFWQKNEEILSRLKA, from the coding sequence ATGAAAAATATAAAAATATGTTTGGTAAGTGATACGGTTTTTGATATAAACGGTGTATCGCGATTTATTCAAGACTTTTCAAAGCAGGCTTTAAAATTTGAAAAAGATTTTGTAGTTTTAACTTCTACTAAAAAAGTGCCAGAAGAAGAGTTTGAAAATATAATTAATATAAATCCGATTTTTAGAATGAAAATGCCTTTTTATAAATCTTTGGATTTGGTTTTTCCCAATTTTTTTAAAATCAAAGAGGAGATAAAAAGATTAAATCCCGATTTACTGCATATTTCAACTCCGGGAACCGTCGGCTTGTCCGCTTTAATTTGTGCCAAACTTTTAAAAATTCCTGTTGTAGGAATTTATCATACGGATTTTCCCGCTTATCTTTATAAAAATACGAAAAAGAGTTTTGTAAAAAAAGGAACAATAAAATTTCTAAAATTTTTTTATAGTCCATATAAAGCTTTGTTTTGCCGTTCCGAAGAGTATTTTAAAACATTAAAAGAGCAGTTGAATTTTGAAGATGAAGAGTTATATCTTTTAAAAGCGGGAATTGATATAAAAAGTTTTGACAGCTCTTTTAAAGATAATTCAATCTGGGAAAAATATAAAGTAGATAAAAGCAGATTTAAGGTTTTATATGTAGGAAGAGTCTCTTTGGAAAAAAACGTACATAAACTATTGGCTTTTTGGCAAAAAGCGGAACTTAAAAATTCTCAACTGATTTTAGTAGGAGACAAAGAGTTAAAAGAGCAGATATCAGATCCTACAATTACCTATTTGGGAAAAAGAAGAGGTGAAGAGTTATCTAAAATATATGCTTCAAGCGATTGTTTTATTTTCCCTTCGACTACCGATACTTTGGGACAAGTAGTAATGGAAGCATTAAGCTCGGGCTTGCCTGCAATAGTTACAAACAAAGGGGGACCAAAAACTTTTGTAACTGAAAAATTCGGATATATTTTAGATATAAATAGTTTTGATGAGGTAAAAAAGGCATTAGAAGAGTTGTCAAAAAAGGATGAAAAATATTATCAAAAAAGTAAAAAAGCTTATGAATATATGAGAGATAAGTCTATCTCTCACAGTTTTTTGGATTTTTGGCAGAAGAATGAAGAGATTCTCTCAAGATTAAAAGCTTGA
- the recJ gene encoding single-stranded-DNA-specific exonuclease RecJ produces the protein MLKITKKELFNILKARHENDKYSRLAQMPKPDSFKDIQKATTRIKDAVLKNEKITIVGDYDVDGVVSTTIVVDFFQKIGIQVDYIIPNRFEHGYGLSPKIVDMIDEGLVITVDNGISANQAAKKLKEKAIDLIITDHHTVGEELPEAFAIINPKQKECNFPFKEICGAQVAWYLCAAIKQELKKEVNLQDFFDLLCIAIIADIMPMTSLNYIMVKHGLKSIKNSKRPAFIKLNEVMQKQLFVSDDVGFTIAPKINSAGRMDDASIALSFLLSQNLYEANDSLQMLEELNCYRKTLQEEISKKAVQAMSNQDNAVIVWGEDWHEGVIGIVASKLSNAYKKPAFIFSIKNGIAKGSARANANINLHTIISETSDLLLGFGGHKNAAGLSMEAKNLEEFKKRINELLNIEAKDLYIEHDVLGELDVSSVDIEFLDIIEKFEPYGLNNHRPIFKISNSKIIKTQLFGKDKNHLKLTLNNNGYVFEALQFHAENRDLEDSINLVVSINKNEFRGEISPQFLIQDIL, from the coding sequence ATGCTAAAGATTACGAAAAAAGAACTTTTTAATATACTAAAAGCAAGACATGAGAATGACAAATATTCTCGTCTTGCTCAAATGCCAAAACCCGACAGTTTTAAAGATATTCAAAAAGCAACAACAAGAATCAAAGATGCCGTTTTAAAAAATGAAAAAATCACAATAGTCGGAGATTATGATGTTGACGGAGTTGTTTCTACAACTATAGTAGTGGATTTTTTTCAAAAAATCGGTATTCAAGTAGATTATATTATCCCTAATAGATTTGAACACGGATACGGACTTTCACCGAAAATTGTCGATATGATTGATGAAGGTTTGGTTATAACAGTAGACAACGGAATTTCAGCAAATCAAGCCGCAAAAAAATTAAAAGAAAAAGCTATTGATTTAATTATTACGGATCATCACACCGTAGGAGAGGAACTTCCCGAGGCTTTTGCCATAATAAATCCGAAACAAAAAGAGTGTAATTTCCCTTTTAAAGAGATTTGCGGAGCCCAAGTAGCATGGTATCTTTGTGCTGCAATAAAACAAGAACTAAAAAAAGAGGTAAATCTACAAGACTTTTTCGACCTTTTATGTATTGCAATAATTGCAGATATAATGCCAATGACAAGTCTAAACTATATTATGGTCAAACATGGACTTAAATCTATAAAAAATTCAAAAAGACCCGCTTTTATAAAATTAAATGAAGTAATGCAAAAACAGCTTTTTGTCTCTGATGATGTAGGTTTTACTATAGCTCCTAAAATAAACAGTGCTGGAAGAATGGATGATGCGTCCATTGCCTTGTCTTTTCTTCTATCTCAAAATCTTTATGAAGCAAATGATTCACTTCAAATGTTAGAAGAGCTAAACTGTTATAGAAAAACCTTACAAGAAGAGATTTCAAAAAAAGCAGTGCAAGCAATGAGCAATCAAGATAATGCCGTAATAGTCTGGGGAGAAGATTGGCATGAAGGAGTTATCGGAATTGTTGCGTCAAAACTCTCAAATGCCTATAAAAAACCTGCTTTTATATTTTCTATTAAAAACGGAATAGCAAAAGGTAGTGCAAGAGCAAATGCAAATATAAATCTACACACAATTATTTCCGAAACTTCAGACCTTCTTCTTGGTTTTGGAGGTCATAAAAATGCTGCCGGGTTATCAATGGAAGCAAAAAATCTAGAAGAGTTTAAAAAAAGAATAAATGAACTTTTAAATATAGAAGCAAAAGATTTATATATAGAACATGATGTATTAGGAGAACTTGACGTATCTTCCGTGGATATTGAATTTTTGGATATTATTGAAAAGTTTGAGCCTTACGGTTTAAATAATCATCGCCCTATTTTTAAAATATCAAATTCAAAAATTATAAAAACCCAACTATTTGGAAAAGATAAAAATCATTTAAAACTAACCTTAAACAACAACGGTTATGTTTTTGAAGCTTTACAATTTCATGCAGAAAACAGAGATTTGGAAGATTCTATAAATTTAGTAGTTTCAATAAATAAAAATGAGTTTAGAGGAGAGATAAGTCCTCAATTTCTAATCCAAGATATACTATAA
- a CDS encoding CTP synthase, which yields MTKFIFVTGGVLSSLGKGITSASIATILKQSGFKVSMLKIDPYLNVDPGTMSPLEHGEVFVTADGAETDLDLGNYERFIDTTLTAKNSFTTGQVYQSVIRRERKGGYLGKTIQVIPHVVDEIKDRIYAAADDKDFLIVELGGTVGDIEGLPFMEAIRAMRHELPKTNIMNIHVSLVPYVKAAGELKTKPTQHSVQELRRIGITPHMLVCRTEKPLPKNLKDKLAFSCDIERNAVIEADDAQSIYQVPLHFIKEGILTPLSEHFCIKLKPNMEKWDTLVKNILIPQDEVTIAFVGKYLDLKESYKSLIEALIHAGAHLNTKINIHWCDSQRIEDEGAYEVIGNSDGILVAGGFGPRGVDGKLAAIKYARENKIPFLGICLGMQLAIVEYARNVLGIENANSVEFDPETKEPVIYLIDEFIDQSGNKQVRTKKSPMGGTMRLGEYPFEPLKGSNLQKAYGKEEVYYERHRHRYEANPAYKEKLENAGMIISGQSNGLIEAVEIKDHPWFVGVQFHPEFTSHLETPNPIILEFVKQANAAN from the coding sequence ATGACTAAATTCATATTTGTTACAGGTGGGGTATTAAGCTCACTAGGGAAAGGTATAACTTCAGCTTCTATTGCAACTATTTTAAAACAATCAGGTTTTAAAGTATCAATGCTGAAAATTGACCCTTATTTAAATGTTGACCCGGGGACAATGAGCCCTTTAGAACACGGTGAAGTTTTTGTTACGGCAGACGGAGCTGAAACAGATTTGGATTTAGGAAACTATGAACGATTTATTGATACAACACTTACTGCTAAAAACTCTTTTACTACAGGACAAGTTTACCAAAGCGTAATTAGAAGAGAGAGAAAAGGCGGTTATTTAGGAAAAACTATTCAAGTAATCCCTCATGTTGTAGATGAAATCAAAGATAGAATCTATGCAGCAGCAGATGATAAAGATTTCTTAATTGTTGAATTAGGTGGTACGGTAGGAGATATAGAAGGTCTGCCTTTTATGGAAGCAATAAGAGCAATGAGACATGAACTCCCAAAAACAAATATTATGAATATTCATGTAAGTTTAGTTCCTTACGTAAAAGCTGCGGGAGAACTAAAAACAAAACCGACACAACACTCAGTTCAAGAGTTAAGAAGAATAGGTATAACTCCGCATATGCTTGTATGCAGAACAGAAAAACCTCTTCCTAAAAATTTAAAAGATAAACTAGCATTTTCATGTGATATTGAAAGAAATGCCGTTATAGAAGCAGATGATGCACAATCTATTTACCAAGTTCCTCTTCATTTTATAAAAGAGGGAATTTTAACCCCTCTTTCAGAACACTTCTGTATAAAATTAAAACCGAATATGGAAAAATGGGATACTTTGGTAAAAAATATTCTTATTCCCCAAGATGAAGTTACAATCGCATTTGTAGGTAAATATCTTGATTTAAAAGAGTCTTACAAATCTTTGATTGAAGCTTTGATTCATGCAGGAGCTCATCTAAATACAAAAATCAATATCCACTGGTGTGATTCACAAAGAATTGAAGATGAAGGAGCCTATGAAGTAATAGGAAATTCAGACGGAATTTTAGTTGCAGGCGGTTTTGGACCAAGAGGGGTTGACGGTAAACTTGCTGCAATAAAATATGCAAGAGAAAATAAAATTCCTTTCCTTGGAATCTGTCTTGGTATGCAATTAGCTATCGTAGAATACGCAAGAAACGTATTAGGAATCGAAAATGCAAACTCTGTAGAGTTTGATCCTGAAACAAAAGAACCTGTAATATACCTAATTGATGAATTTATCGACCAAAGCGGAAATAAACAAGTAAGAACAAAAAAATCTCCAATGGGCGGAACAATGAGATTGGGAGAATATCCGTTTGAACCCCTAAAAGGAAGTAACCTTCAAAAAGCTTATGGAAAAGAAGAAGTCTATTATGAAAGACATAGACACAGATATGAAGCAAATCCTGCATATAAAGAGAAACTGGAAAATGCAGGTATGATAATTTCAGGACAATCAAACGGTTTAATTGAAGCAGTTGAAATCAAAGATCACCCTTGGTTTGTAGGTGTTCAATTCCACCCTGAATTTACTTCTCACTTAGAAACACCAAACCCGATTATTTTAGAGTTTGTAAAACAGGCTAATGCCGCTAATTAA
- the ccoG gene encoding cytochrome c oxidase accessory protein CcoG, with amino-acid sequence MEGKTATLKKTPYRIKRYYGYAIATIVSLAIPFITINGNHIFLLSFDKKQLHLLGVAFDMQELYLMPFLLMLLFLGIFAITAIGGRAWCGWSCPQTIFRVIYRDLIETKLLGLRRIKNKQKEPDWKKPENASKRVIAIIIWSLLAIIAAADFMWYFVPPEDFFAYLQNPAEHWFLIGFVLIIAAFLVYDVIFMKENFCVYVCPYSRVQSVLYDNDTYQAIYSTKRGGHIYDDHKEKIIFKQKDLPDPTNECTACESCVTVCPTHIDIRKGMQLECINCLECVDACTTVMGKLGKESLVQWTSTRSIEKDEPTKVFRKSTIMYTVALVVVLALLFVMGGEKEHMLLNVNKTTQLYKIKEGNVVTNNFLFLFQNTDSKTHTYALEIVDHPDIKIKRFKPFKLDPKKMSKKVVILQTDKILVNDVTKDTPITVTIRAYAIDEPQKVSVLRKAVFIYPRADKLKK; translated from the coding sequence ATGGAAGGAAAAACAGCAACTTTAAAAAAAACCCCTTATCGGATAAAAAGATATTACGGTTATGCTATTGCAACAATAGTATCATTGGCAATACCTTTTATTACGATTAACGGGAATCATATTTTTTTATTATCATTTGATAAAAAACAACTTCACTTGTTAGGTGTTGCATTTGATATGCAAGAACTTTATTTAATGCCATTTTTATTAATGCTCTTATTTTTAGGGATTTTTGCAATTACTGCAATAGGAGGGAGAGCTTGGTGTGGATGGTCATGTCCCCAAACAATTTTTAGGGTTATATACAGAGATTTAATCGAAACTAAACTTTTAGGTTTAAGAAGAATTAAAAACAAACAAAAAGAGCCTGACTGGAAAAAACCGGAAAATGCTTCAAAAAGAGTTATAGCTATTATTATTTGGTCACTTCTTGCAATAATTGCGGCAGCTGACTTTATGTGGTATTTTGTTCCTCCGGAAGATTTTTTCGCATATTTACAAAATCCTGCTGAACACTGGTTTTTAATCGGTTTTGTTTTAATTATTGCGGCGTTTTTAGTATATGACGTAATCTTTATGAAAGAGAACTTCTGTGTTTATGTTTGCCCTTATTCAAGAGTTCAATCAGTTCTTTATGATAACGACACATATCAAGCAATCTACTCTACAAAAAGAGGAGGTCATATATATGACGACCATAAAGAAAAAATTATCTTCAAACAAAAAGATTTACCTGATCCTACAAACGAATGTACTGCATGTGAATCATGTGTAACAGTTTGTCCTACACATATCGATATCAGAAAAGGTATGCAACTTGAGTGTATTAACTGTTTAGAGTGTGTTGATGCATGTACTACGGTTATGGGAAAATTAGGAAAAGAGTCTTTAGTTCAATGGACAAGTACAAGATCTATAGAAAAAGATGAACCTACAAAAGTATTCAGAAAATCAACTATTATGTATACTGTTGCACTTGTAGTTGTTTTAGCACTTCTTTTTGTAATGGGTGGAGAAAAAGAGCATATGTTGTTAAACGTAAATAAAACAACGCAGCTTTATAAAATAAAAGAGGGAAATGTAGTTACAAACAACTTCTTATTCCTTTTCCAAAATACAGACTCTAAAACACACACTTATGCCTTAGAGATTGTAGATCATCCTGATATTAAAATCAAAAGATTTAAACCGTTTAAATTAGACCCTAAAAAAATGTCTAAAAAAGTGGTAATTTTACAAACAGATAAAATTCTTGTAAATGATGTTACAAAAGATACACCAATAACAGTTACTATTAGAGCTTATGCTATAGACGAACCTCAAAAAGTATCTGTTTTAAGAAAAGCGGTGTTTATCTACCCAAGAGCAGATAAACTAAAAAAATAG
- a CDS encoding FlgO family outer membrane protein: protein MNKNIIKILNYFSASIFLILFFTSCSTNIAKTVASKSPTNHKYLTGSTNFDSLVEELVEKQEPKIKEYIDSQEAVLVPDFVNVDRLRNRSKLGFLLSEQLKNSLLNKGVIVKAVELSRDFQLGVHGFNVLTRIQKDIKNKELSTRYAFVGTYSVTTESLIIFTKLVDLSTGNILSSASSETLVDDEIFDLERNTIQPNIRAPMVL from the coding sequence ATGAACAAAAATATTATAAAAATATTGAACTATTTTTCAGCTTCAATATTTTTAATACTTTTTTTTACTTCATGTTCAACAAATATAGCAAAAACAGTTGCTAGTAAATCCCCTACAAATCACAAGTATTTAACCGGTTCAACTAACTTTGACTCTTTAGTCGAAGAGTTGGTTGAAAAACAGGAACCAAAAATCAAAGAGTATATTGATTCCCAAGAAGCGGTTTTAGTTCCTGATTTCGTAAATGTCGATAGATTAAGAAATCGTTCAAAACTTGGATTTCTACTCTCTGAACAGCTAAAAAACTCTTTGTTAAATAAAGGAGTTATAGTAAAAGCCGTAGAATTAAGCAGAGATTTCCAATTAGGAGTACATGGCTTTAATGTTTTAACTAGAATACAAAAAGATATCAAAAATAAAGAGTTAAGCACTAGATATGCTTTTGTTGGAACATATAGCGTTACTACAGAGAGTTTGATTATTTTTACAAAACTTGTCGATCTTTCGACAGGAAATATTTTAAGCTCAGCTTCTAGTGAAACTTTGGTTGATGATGAGATATTCGATTTAGAAAGAAATACTATTCAACCTAATATTAGAGCCCCTATGGTTTTATAG